In Nocardioides faecalis, the following proteins share a genomic window:
- the ilvD gene encoding dihydroxy-acid dehydratase produces MPTLRSATSTSGRNMAGARALWRATGMTDSDFGKPIIAIANSFTEFVPGHVHLRDLGKIVAESVAAAGGVAKEFNTIAVDDGIAMGHGGMLYSLPSRELIADAVEYMVQAHCADAIVCISNCDKITPGMLLAALRLNIPVVFVSGGPMEAGKTVAVEGLVHPKLDLVDAMSASANDAISDELLDTIERSACPTCGSCSGMFTANSMNCLTEAIGLSLPGNGSTLATHAKRRRLFEDAGRIVMDLCRRYYDDDDESVLPRNIANRSAFENAVALDVAMGGSTNTILHLLAAAREAELDFHVEDIDAISRRVPCLSKVAPNSPKYHMEDVHRAGGIPALLGELRRGGALNEDVHSIHAADLDEWLGRWDIRGESPSEEALDLFRAAPGGVRTTEAFSTENLWASLDTDAADGCIRDFEHAYSADGGLAILHGNLAPEGCVVKTAGVAEEIWTFSGPAIVFESQDDAVAGILGKKVVEGQVVVIRYEGPKGGPGMQEMLYPTSFLKGRGLGAKCALITDGRFSGGTSGLSIGHASPEAASGGTIALVEDGDIITIDIPNRSITLEVDEHTLAERRVLQDKRDKPYTPTDRDRTVSAALRAYASMATSASDGAYRRVPD; encoded by the coding sequence ATGCCCACCCTTCGTTCCGCGACGTCCACCTCGGGTCGCAACATGGCCGGTGCCCGCGCCCTGTGGCGCGCCACCGGCATGACCGACTCGGACTTCGGCAAGCCGATCATCGCGATCGCGAACTCCTTCACCGAGTTCGTGCCCGGCCACGTGCACCTGCGCGACCTGGGCAAGATCGTCGCCGAGTCGGTCGCCGCGGCCGGCGGCGTGGCCAAGGAGTTCAACACCATCGCCGTCGACGACGGCATCGCGATGGGCCACGGCGGGATGCTCTACTCGCTGCCCAGCCGCGAGCTGATCGCGGACGCGGTGGAGTACATGGTGCAGGCGCACTGCGCCGACGCGATCGTGTGCATCTCCAACTGCGACAAGATCACCCCCGGCATGCTGCTCGCCGCGCTGCGGCTCAACATCCCGGTCGTCTTCGTCTCCGGCGGCCCGATGGAGGCCGGCAAGACGGTCGCCGTCGAGGGCCTGGTGCACCCCAAGCTCGACCTGGTCGACGCGATGTCGGCCTCGGCGAACGACGCGATCAGCGACGAGCTGCTCGACACCATCGAGCGCTCCGCCTGCCCGACCTGCGGCTCGTGCTCGGGCATGTTCACCGCGAACTCGATGAACTGCCTGACCGAGGCGATCGGCCTCTCCCTGCCCGGCAACGGCTCGACCCTGGCCACGCACGCCAAGCGCCGCCGCCTCTTCGAGGACGCGGGCCGGATCGTGATGGACCTGTGCCGGCGCTACTACGACGACGACGACGAGTCCGTCCTGCCGCGCAACATCGCCAACCGGTCGGCGTTCGAGAACGCCGTGGCGCTCGACGTCGCGATGGGCGGCTCCACCAACACGATCCTGCACCTGCTGGCCGCCGCTCGCGAGGCCGAGCTGGACTTCCACGTCGAGGACATCGACGCGATCTCGCGCCGCGTGCCGTGCCTGTCCAAGGTCGCGCCGAACTCCCCGAAGTACCACATGGAGGACGTGCACCGCGCCGGCGGCATCCCGGCCCTGCTGGGCGAGCTGCGCCGCGGCGGCGCCCTCAACGAGGACGTGCACTCGATCCACGCAGCCGACCTCGACGAGTGGCTCGGTCGTTGGGACATCCGGGGCGAGTCGCCCTCGGAGGAGGCCCTCGACCTGTTCCGCGCCGCGCCCGGCGGGGTGCGCACCACCGAGGCGTTCTCCACCGAGAACCTGTGGGCCAGCCTGGACACCGACGCCGCCGACGGCTGTATCCGCGACTTCGAGCACGCCTACTCCGCCGACGGCGGGCTGGCGATCCTGCACGGCAACCTCGCCCCCGAGGGCTGCGTGGTGAAGACCGCCGGCGTCGCCGAGGAGATCTGGACCTTCAGCGGGCCCGCGATCGTCTTCGAGTCCCAGGACGACGCGGTGGCCGGCATCCTCGGCAAGAAGGTCGTCGAGGGCCAGGTCGTCGTCATCCGCTACGAGGGCCCCAAGGGCGGTCCGGGCATGCAGGAGATGCTCTACCCGACCTCGTTCCTCAAGGGCCGCGGCCTGGGGGCGAAGTGCGCACTGATCACCGACGGCCGGTTCTCCGGCGGCACCTCCGGGCTCTCCATCGGGCATGCCTCCCCGGAGGCGGCCTCGGGCGGGACGATCGCGCTGGTCGAGGACGGCGACATCATCACCATCGACATCCCGAACCGCTCCATCACCCTCGAGGTCGACGAGCACACCCTCGCCGAGCGCCGGGTGCTGCAGGACAAGCGGGACAAGCCGTACACGCCGACCGATCGTGACCGCACGGTCTCCGCGGCGCTGCGGGCCTACGCCTCGATGGCCACCTCGGCCTCTGACGGCGCCTACCGCCGCGTCCCCGACTGA